The Sediminitomix flava genome includes a window with the following:
- a CDS encoding TonB-dependent receptor yields the protein MRKFTHFFATLFTLILLTSTAFAQSTTSALSGLVKDADGEPLPGATVIALHTPSGTKYGVATRADGRYDIPNMRVGGPYTITVSYIGFQQFTQEGITLQLGKKFRMNANLAADAETLTEIEVTASADGERTGAATSIDSETIKVLPSISRSTADFTRLTPQSDGNSFGGRNNLYNNFSLDGSIFNNSFGLDVSTPGGQADAQPVSLDAIEQVQVTLAPFDVRQSGFTGAGVNAVTKSGTNEFKGTAYHFFRNENMIGNKVSGTTIENLNYSTTQSGLSLGGPIIKNKLFFFVNGEIERAEGLAHGFVAAKEGREGSNVTSVQYADAMAVKNHFMDKWDYDAGEFENYNHGKENEKLLIKLDWNINDNHNASFRYNMLRAWKDVLPHPEAIGGRGPQPYRLPFSNSSYAIHNNIDSWVAELNSRFGNTASNKFQVTYSRFRDKRMPWSEPFPVIDILDANGQISLTAGSEMFSTNNVLDQDIFQLRDDFTMYMDNHTLTAGFNAEVFQFNNSFNLFYYPGHTFQNVDDFLADRAYNTFTGDYYTVDYRNDVASQNAPYAMAEVDVAQIAFYLQDEWNVSDKLDVTMGVRMDMPIYLSEIAEDPVTKGFDGWKDGKNVDPSTFPTARPLWSPRVGFNYDVKGDQSSVVRGGTGIFTGRIPFVWLGNQASNPKIDPFYTFQVNDTEDDFRFPQVWKTNLAWDKKFANGWSVTLEGIISKDINAVVHRNYNMAAPSQNAEGKGDNRAIFAGFHETNLYSSSEYAANMDDPQFLEAGAIVLENVDEGHQYSLTGQIQKVFDFGLFASAAYTYMESMDYTSIPAEIAADAFQRNPVVGDPNQSQFANSRYGLQHRFITSVGYKKTYGNGRHATSISMFGEIARGNRYSYTYAGDMNRDAIANNDLIYVPASEDEIVLVSTEANTATPTEQWNALNQFIEQDEYLSERRGDYAERNGAMLPWYTQFDVRLLQDYNFKVGDKTNTIQLSVDVLNFGNMLNSDWGVRKLPSTRTPITFEGYQEGTNIPTYSFDTELTETFNDDVSILSKWQMQIGLRYIF from the coding sequence ATGCGAAAGTTTACACACTTTTTTGCAACTTTATTTACACTAATCTTACTAACGTCGACTGCCTTTGCACAGTCCACAACATCAGCCTTATCAGGTTTGGTAAAAGATGCTGATGGAGAACCACTACCAGGAGCTACTGTAATTGCTCTTCACACTCCATCTGGAACTAAGTACGGTGTCGCTACACGTGCTGATGGTAGATACGATATTCCAAACATGAGAGTTGGAGGACCTTATACAATTACTGTATCTTACATTGGTTTCCAACAATTTACTCAAGAAGGTATCACTTTACAATTGGGTAAGAAATTCAGAATGAATGCAAACCTTGCAGCTGATGCTGAAACACTTACAGAGATTGAAGTAACAGCTTCTGCTGATGGTGAAAGAACAGGTGCTGCTACTAGTATTGACAGTGAAACTATTAAAGTTTTACCTTCAATTAGCCGTTCTACTGCTGATTTTACTCGTTTAACTCCTCAATCTGACGGAAACAGCTTCGGAGGTAGAAATAATCTTTACAACAACTTTTCGTTGGATGGATCTATCTTCAACAACTCATTTGGTTTGGACGTTTCTACGCCTGGTGGACAGGCTGATGCTCAACCAGTATCGTTAGATGCTATCGAGCAAGTTCAAGTAACTTTAGCACCATTTGATGTTAGACAAAGTGGATTTACAGGTGCGGGTGTAAACGCCGTTACTAAATCAGGTACAAACGAATTCAAAGGTACTGCCTACCACTTCTTCAGAAATGAAAATATGATTGGTAATAAAGTATCTGGAACTACTATCGAAAACCTAAATTATAGTACCACTCAATCAGGTCTTTCTTTAGGTGGTCCAATCATCAAGAATAAACTTTTCTTCTTCGTCAACGGAGAAATTGAAAGAGCAGAAGGTTTAGCTCACGGTTTTGTGGCTGCAAAAGAAGGTAGAGAAGGTTCAAACGTAACTTCTGTTCAATATGCTGATGCTATGGCTGTGAAGAACCATTTCATGGATAAATGGGATTACGATGCAGGTGAGTTTGAAAACTACAATCACGGTAAAGAAAATGAGAAGCTTCTAATCAAATTGGATTGGAACATCAATGATAACCACAATGCTTCTTTCCGTTACAATATGCTAAGAGCATGGAAAGATGTTTTGCCTCACCCTGAAGCAATTGGTGGTCGTGGTCCTCAACCTTACCGTCTTCCTTTCTCGAACTCATCTTACGCAATTCACAACAACATCGACTCTTGGGTTGCAGAATTGAACTCTCGTTTTGGAAATACTGCCTCAAACAAATTCCAAGTAACATACTCTAGATTCAGAGATAAAAGAATGCCTTGGTCAGAGCCATTCCCAGTAATTGATATCTTAGACGCAAACGGACAAATTTCTCTTACTGCTGGTTCGGAGATGTTCTCAACAAACAATGTATTGGATCAAGATATCTTCCAATTGAGAGATGACTTCACAATGTACATGGATAATCACACATTGACAGCTGGTTTCAATGCTGAGGTATTCCAGTTCAATAACTCATTCAACTTGTTCTACTACCCAGGTCATACATTCCAAAATGTTGACGACTTTTTAGCAGACAGAGCATACAACACATTTACTGGAGACTATTATACTGTAGATTACAGAAATGATGTAGCTTCACAAAATGCTCCTTACGCAATGGCTGAAGTAGATGTAGCTCAAATCGCTTTCTATTTACAAGATGAGTGGAATGTTTCTGACAAGTTAGATGTAACTATGGGGGTAAGAATGGATATGCCTATCTATTTATCAGAAATTGCTGAAGACCCAGTTACAAAAGGTTTTGACGGATGGAAAGATGGTAAAAATGTAGATCCTTCAACATTCCCTACAGCAAGACCACTTTGGTCTCCAAGAGTTGGCTTCAACTATGATGTAAAAGGTGATCAATCATCAGTGGTAAGAGGTGGTACAGGTATTTTCACTGGTCGTATTCCTTTTGTATGGTTAGGAAACCAAGCTTCAAACCCTAAAATTGATCCTTTCTATACTTTCCAAGTGAATGACACAGAGGATGATTTCAGATTCCCTCAAGTTTGGAAAACAAACCTAGCATGGGATAAGAAATTCGCAAATGGATGGTCTGTTACACTAGAAGGTATTATCTCTAAAGATATCAACGCTGTAGTTCACAGAAACTACAATATGGCTGCTCCTTCTCAAAATGCAGAAGGTAAAGGTGACAACAGAGCAATTTTCGCAGGTTTCCACGAAACAAACTTATATTCTAGCTCTGAATACGCTGCTAATATGGATGATCCACAATTCTTAGAAGCAGGAGCAATTGTACTAGAAAACGTAGACGAAGGACACCAGTACTCTTTGACAGGACAGATACAAAAAGTATTTGACTTTGGTTTATTCGCAAGTGCAGCATATACTTACATGGAATCAATGGACTACACATCAATCCCTGCTGAGATTGCTGCTGATGCATTCCAAAGAAACCCTGTAGTAGGTGACCCTAACCAATCTCAGTTTGCAAACTCTCGTTACGGTTTACAACACCGTTTCATCACTTCTGTAGGTTACAAGAAAACATACGGAAATGGTCGTCATGCAACATCAATCTCTATGTTTGGTGAAATTGCAAGAGGTAACAGATACTCTTACACTTATGCTGGTGACATGAACAGAGATGCTATCGCAAATAATGATTTGATTTATGTTCCTGCATCAGAAGATGAAATCGTTCTTGTAAGCACTGAAGCTAATACAGCGACACCTACAGAACAGTGGAATGCTTTGAATCAATTCATAGAGCAAGATGAGTACCTAAGTGAAAGAAGAGGTGACTACGCTGAGCGTAACGGCGCTATGCTTCCTTGGTACACTCAATTTGACGTAAGATTACTTCAAGATTATAACTTCAAAGTAGGAGACAAAACAAATACTATTCAATTGTCTGTTGATGTCTTGAATTTTGGTAATATGTTAAACTCTGACTGGGGTGTAAGAAAATTACCATCGACAAGAACTCCAATTACTTTTGAAGGATACCAAGAAGGTACAAATATCCCGACTTATTCATTTGACACTGAACTTACAGAAACATTCAACGATGATGTTTCTATCTTGTCAAAATGGCAAATGCAAATTGGTTTGAGATATATCTTCTAA